A genomic window from Helicobacter sp. MIT 21-1697 includes:
- a CDS encoding KpsF/GutQ family sugar-phosphate isomerase — protein sequence MKLDYTLIAKEVLEIESTSLLEARERLDGTMLESIVECIINSQGKVIVCGVGKSGLIGAKISATLSSTGTPSVFMHPTEAMHGDLGLLQKNDIVLAVSYSGKSEELLNIIPHIKRLGNPIITMSKDIHSPLSRMGDYFLDISVEKEACPLNIAPTSSTTLTLAIGDVLAVCLMKRRDFKADDFASFHPGGALGKQLFVKLKDLMQTENLPLISPDIPLSQAIIIMSQKRLGSAIITQNDTLWGILSDGDLRRAMMMDNFNLNAPVSNYATPNPKTCDNPNILAFDALKLMEENKIQLLIITDKQNHIQGVIHLHTLIAAGIK from the coding sequence ATGAAATTAGATTATACATTAATCGCTAAAGAAGTACTTGAAATAGAATCTACGAGCTTACTTGAAGCAAGAGAGCGACTAGATGGAACTATGCTAGAATCTATTGTAGAATGTATTATCAATTCTCAAGGAAAGGTCATTGTATGTGGTGTTGGCAAAAGTGGGCTCATTGGCGCAAAAATATCTGCCACACTCTCTAGCACAGGCACTCCTAGTGTATTTATGCACCCCACAGAGGCAATGCACGGCGATTTAGGATTGTTACAAAAAAATGATATTGTCCTTGCTGTTAGCTATAGTGGCAAAAGTGAGGAATTACTCAATATTATCCCTCATATCAAGCGACTAGGGAATCCTATCATTACAATGAGCAAGGATATACATTCTCCTCTTTCGCGTATGGGGGATTATTTTTTAGACATCAGTGTTGAAAAAGAAGCGTGTCCGCTTAATATCGCACCCACAAGCTCAACTACCCTCACTTTGGCAATTGGTGATGTATTGGCTGTATGCTTAATGAAGAGACGCGATTTTAAAGCCGATGATTTTGCTTCATTTCACCCCGGTGGAGCTTTGGGCAAACAGCTTTTTGTAAAGCTAAAAGACCTGATGCAGACAGAAAATCTACCACTCATTTCGCCAGATATACCTCTCTCTCAAGCTATTATCATAATGAGCCAAAAACGATTGGGCAGTGCTATTATTACCCAAAATGACACATTGTGGGGTATTTTAAGCGATGGTGATTTGCGCCGCGCAATGATGATGGATAATTTTAATTTAAACGCACCAGTGAGCAACTACGCTACGCCTAACCCCAAAACTTGCGACAATCCCAACATTCTTGCATTTGACGCACTTAAGCTAATGGAAGAAAATAAAATTCAACTTCTTATCATCACAGATAAGCAAAATCATATACAAGGTGTTATACACTTACATACATTGATTGCTGCTGGGATTAAATAG
- a CDS encoding epoxyqueuosine reductase QueH — MSESIHIQKKKNMLVHICCSVDSHYFLSEIQKIYPDTTMIGYFYNPNIHPKSEYDLRLLDVRRSCKMLGVRLVEEEYESQKWFESVKGLEEAPEKGERCVKCFDMRLEKTAQMAHTMSIESFTSTLLSSPLKEQQILFAQGEQIAQHYGLYFIKVDVRSNGGTQAQSQLANKDRLYRQTYCGCQFALSKQRASQGQLPLELMSNIGKQILPASNEQRKAVFDLRDKCEKEGREYALYKQSKIIWRNLRSVCIDEGKVISSYVITHSRSKNMIKTSNITYIKRSVYDKDYIFQCIEVGYAKRDESVFLSIDDVNILLKTQYANVQEMVYNAPYYEDEIALRTALCGADSINPIIILDTKIKHNLKLFINAHFQESSIFAITPY, encoded by the coding sequence ATGAGTGAAAGCATACATATACAAAAAAAGAAAAATATGCTTGTGCATATATGTTGTTCGGTGGATAGTCATTATTTTCTTAGCGAGATTCAAAAAATTTATCCTGATACAACGATGATAGGATATTTTTATAATCCAAATATTCACCCAAAAAGTGAATATGATTTACGACTTCTTGATGTGAGGCGAAGCTGTAAAATGCTAGGAGTAAGGCTTGTAGAAGAAGAATATGAAAGCCAAAAATGGTTTGAAAGTGTTAAAGGGCTTGAAGAAGCTCCTGAAAAAGGAGAGCGATGTGTGAAATGTTTTGATATGCGATTAGAAAAAACAGCACAAATGGCACATACAATGTCAATAGAATCTTTTACCTCAACCTTGCTTTCTAGTCCTCTTAAGGAGCAACAGATTCTTTTTGCACAAGGTGAGCAAATCGCACAGCATTATGGTTTGTATTTTATCAAAGTTGATGTGCGAAGCAATGGAGGCACACAAGCGCAAAGTCAATTGGCAAATAAGGACAGACTTTATAGACAAACATATTGTGGGTGTCAATTTGCCTTGAGTAAGCAAAGAGCATCTCAAGGGCAACTTCCTCTTGAGTTAATGAGTAATATTGGGAAGCAAATTTTACCAGCGAGCAATGAGCAACGCAAAGCAGTTTTTGATTTGCGTGATAAATGTGAAAAAGAGGGGAGAGAGTATGCGCTTTATAAGCAATCAAAAATTATTTGGCGCAATTTACGAAGTGTGTGTATTGATGAGGGCAAGGTAATAAGTTCGTATGTTATTACACATTCGCGTAGTAAAAATATGATAAAGACTTCAAATATTACTTATATCAAGCGTTCTGTATATGATAAGGATTATATATTTCAGTGTATTGAGGTAGGTTATGCAAAACGCGATGAAAGTGTATTTTTGAGCATAGATGATGTGAATATTTTATTGAAAACGCAGTATGCAAATGTGCAAGAAATGGTGTATAATGCACCTTATTATGAAGATGAAATAGCATTGCGCACAGCATTGTGTGGTGCAGATAGTATCAATCCTATCATTATCCTTGATACAAAAATTAAACATAATCTAAAACTTTTTATCAATGCACATTTTCAAGAAAGCAGTATTTTTGCTATCACTCCATATTAA
- the rsmA gene encoding 16S rRNA (adenine(1518)-N(6)/adenine(1519)-N(6))-dimethyltransferase RsmA, with protein MGEYRSKKRFGQNFLQDSHFLHKIIQSIPALPIQCVEIGVGLGDLTQELLKIESLIAYEVDLDLCSLLNKKFSNQIQSGRLNIIYEDILNLPSQQAWLHTHEYKVVSNLPYYIATHIILRLLRDRFCRAFIVMTQKEVAQKFCATTGQKEFCALSVLVESFGEAKMLFDVPKEAFSPMPKVTSSVFVIHKHSQPNQIEDSFLCDLEYFLKIAFYAPRKTLFKNLSQVFEKQLLEEVFVKANIKYNARAHEVKTESFHHILQFLKKRNDNGKQTLTRTTKRPSQQI; from the coding sequence GTGGGAGAATATCGGAGCAAAAAACGTTTCGGGCAGAACTTCTTGCAAGATTCCCACTTTTTGCATAAAATTATCCAATCCATTCCCGCACTTCCTATTCAATGTGTAGAAATCGGGGTTGGCTTGGGTGATTTGACACAAGAGCTATTAAAAATAGAATCCTTGATAGCCTATGAAGTCGATTTAGACTTATGTTCTTTACTTAACAAAAAATTTTCTAACCAAATCCAGAGTGGGCGATTAAATATCATATATGAAGATATTTTAAATCTCCCTTCACAACAAGCTTGGTTACACACTCACGAATATAAGGTTGTCTCTAATCTTCCTTACTATATTGCGACACATATTATATTGCGACTTTTGCGTGATAGATTCTGTCGTGCCTTTATTGTGATGACACAAAAGGAAGTTGCACAAAAATTTTGCGCTACCACTGGACAAAAAGAATTTTGTGCTTTGAGCGTTTTAGTTGAAAGTTTCGGTGAAGCAAAAATGCTTTTTGATGTGCCAAAAGAAGCTTTTTCTCCTATGCCTAAAGTAACCTCATCTGTTTTTGTGATACATAAACACTCCCAACCAAACCAAATTGAGGACTCTTTCCTCTGTGATTTAGAATATTTTTTAAAAATTGCCTTTTATGCTCCACGCAAAACGCTTTTCAAAAATCTCTCGCAAGTTTTTGAAAAACAACTCCTTGAAGAAGTTTTTGTAAAAGCAAATATCAAATACAATGCACGAGCTCACGAAGTAAAGACAGAAAGTTTTCACCACATTTTACAATTTTTAAAAAAAAGGAATGACAATGGAAAACAAACGCTCACAAGAACAACAAAACGACCAAGTCAGCAAATTTAA
- the fabZ gene encoding 3-hydroxyacyl-ACP dehydratase FabZ gives MDTNKIQGDMPIMNVEKIRQILPHRYPMLLVDRVMELVQNTNDTQPNGYIKAYKNVTINEEVFLGHFPNKPIYPGVMQIEGMAQAGGLLAFVSMFGDDVAEAKNKIVYFMTIDNVKFRVPVVPGDRLVYELKVLKHKGNIWQLGANAFVEDKLVSEAELKAMITEAKES, from the coding sequence ATGGACACAAATAAGATACAAGGAGATATGCCTATAATGAATGTAGAGAAAATTCGTCAAATTTTACCACATCGTTATCCAATGTTGCTTGTTGATAGAGTTATGGAACTTGTGCAAAATACAAATGATACACAGCCAAATGGATATATCAAAGCATATAAAAATGTAACAATTAACGAGGAGGTATTTTTGGGGCATTTTCCAAACAAGCCTATTTATCCGGGTGTAATGCAGATTGAGGGAATGGCGCAAGCTGGTGGTCTTTTAGCATTTGTAAGTATGTTTGGTGATGATGTTGCAGAGGCAAAAAATAAAATTGTATATTTTATGACGATAGATAATGTTAAATTTCGTGTTCCAGTAGTTCCGGGTGATAGACTTGTATATGAACTTAAAGTTTTAAAACATAAGGGAAATATATGGCAACTTGGGGCAAATGCTTTTGTTGAAGATAAGCTTGTAAGTGAAGCTGAACTCAAAGCTATGATTACTGAAGCTAAAGAATCTTAA
- the hisF gene encoding imidazole glycerol phosphate synthase subunit HisF, producing MSLAKRIIPCLDINGGRVVKGVNFVGLQDAGDPVEIARRYNDEGADEIVLLDIAASYEQRGTMIEVVKNIAKEVFIPFSVGGGISSLEDMSALLNAGCDKISINSAAIRNPQLIDEGAKRFGSQCIVVAIDAKKISQDSWNVYSNGGRVDSGKDMLEWIKEVCARGAGEILLTSIDADGTKNGYDKEMIESIQCVNVPIIASGGAGSMKDFADVFEYGADAALAASVFHYEEIEIKMLKAYLQDKGVSVRI from the coding sequence ATGAGCCTTGCTAAAAGAATTATTCCGTGCCTTGATATTAATGGTGGGCGTGTGGTAAAGGGGGTAAATTTTGTTGGATTGCAAGATGCGGGCGACCCGGTAGAAATTGCTCGGCGCTATAATGATGAAGGTGCTGATGAGATTGTCCTTCTTGATATTGCCGCAAGCTATGAGCAACGTGGCACAATGATAGAGGTTGTAAAAAATATAGCAAAAGAAGTTTTTATTCCTTTTAGTGTAGGTGGAGGTATAAGCTCATTGGAGGATATGTCTGCGTTATTGAACGCAGGTTGTGATAAAATTAGTATTAATAGTGCAGCAATTAGGAATCCACAGCTTATTGATGAGGGCGCAAAGCGATTTGGCTCACAATGTATCGTGGTGGCGATTGATGCAAAAAAAATATCTCAAGATTCTTGGAATGTTTATAGTAATGGTGGGCGCGTGGATAGCGGTAAGGATATGTTAGAGTGGATAAAGGAAGTGTGTGCAAGAGGTGCAGGAGAAATACTCCTTACGAGTATAGATGCTGATGGCACTAAGAATGGTTATGATAAAGAAATGATAGAATCTATACAATGTGTAAATGTGCCCATTATCGCAAGTGGTGGAGCTGGAAGTATGAAAGATTTTGCTGATGTATTTGAATATGGAGCTGATGCGGCTTTAGCGGCAAGTGTGTTTCATTATGAAGAAATTGAAATAAAAATGTTAAAGGCTTATTTACAAGATAAAGGCGTGTCTGTAAGGATTTAA
- a CDS encoding ribonuclease J → MENKRSQEQQNDQVSKFKSFTDRFKKKTPEEQANDMLADISTHDSQNANEHFSHASKTHQKDTRRENRYKPKPHAAEKNHNEHTSKTHYDNQKPFEKRRWQGKNPQATHQNKPNSDESKNGIREVKDVNEKDNLGLHKDLKRGVEANTRIQRQSLNPHNKLNLNTKASVRITPLGGLGEIGGNITIIETSDSAIVIDVGMSFPNEDMHGVDILVPDFSYLFAIKDKIAGIVITHAHEDHIGAVPYLFKLLQFPIYGTPLPLGMIGSKFDEHGLKKYRSFFKIVEKRKPIKIGAFEVEWINITHSVIDASALAIRTDAGVIIHTGDFKIDHTPIDNLPTDLHRLAHYGEEGVMLLLSDSTNSHRSGTTPSEASVGPTFEALFKQAQGRVIMSTFSSNIHRVYQAIHYGLKYNRKVAVIGRSMEKNLEIARELGYIDLPQNIFIEAHEVEKYPDEEVLIVTTGSQGETMSALYRMATDEHRHIKIKPSDMIIISAKAIPGNEGSVSAVLNYLMKAGANIAYQDFSEIHVSGHAAQEEQKLMLRLIKPKFFLPVHGEYNHIAKHKQTAIACGVLEKNIYLMEDGDQIEVNPNYLKKVRSVKNGKTFIDNQINRQIENDVVLDRQALAHDGIVIISARISKERKILETKISSYGLVADKEDKGFEKEMNETLEFLVKNFKAEGFNAKNLENEVHNVFKRHIFKKVKKYPTIVPMIYVL, encoded by the coding sequence ATGGAAAACAAACGCTCACAAGAACAACAAAACGACCAAGTCAGCAAATTTAAATCATTTACGGACAGATTTAAAAAAAAGACGCCTGAAGAGCAAGCCAATGATATGCTTGCTGATATATCTACTCACGATTCTCAAAATGCAAATGAACATTTCTCTCACGCTTCTAAAACTCATCAAAAAGACACGCGCAGAGAAAATCGCTATAAGCCAAAACCACACGCAGCAGAAAAAAATCATAATGAACACACATCAAAAACCCATTATGATAATCAAAAGCCCTTTGAAAAACGCCGATGGCAAGGAAAGAATCCACAAGCCACTCATCAAAACAAACCTAATTCCGATGAGAGCAAAAATGGTATCCGAGAAGTAAAAGATGTAAATGAAAAAGATAATCTTGGATTACACAAAGACCTTAAACGAGGTGTGGAAGCAAACACACGAATCCAAAGGCAGAGCCTTAATCCCCACAATAAACTTAACCTCAACACAAAAGCAAGTGTACGCATTACGCCACTTGGTGGGCTAGGTGAAATTGGAGGCAATATTACCATCATTGAAACATCAGATTCTGCAATTGTCATTGATGTGGGTATGAGTTTTCCCAATGAAGATATGCACGGCGTAGATATTCTTGTGCCAGATTTTAGCTATCTCTTTGCAATTAAGGATAAAATTGCAGGTATTGTTATTACCCACGCGCACGAAGACCATATCGGTGCAGTGCCCTATTTATTCAAACTTTTACAATTCCCTATTTATGGGACACCTCTACCACTTGGTATGATAGGAAGCAAATTTGATGAACACGGATTAAAAAAATACCGCTCATTCTTTAAAATTGTTGAAAAACGCAAGCCCATTAAAATTGGAGCATTTGAAGTAGAATGGATTAATATCACACATTCTGTAATTGATGCCTCTGCACTTGCTATTCGTACAGATGCAGGAGTCATTATTCACACAGGAGATTTTAAAATTGACCATACACCTATTGATAATCTTCCCACAGATTTGCACCGCCTTGCACATTATGGAGAAGAAGGAGTAATGCTCTTGCTCAGTGATTCAACCAATTCTCATCGTAGTGGCACAACACCAAGTGAAGCAAGTGTGGGACCAACTTTTGAAGCACTCTTTAAACAAGCGCAAGGACGCGTGATTATGAGCACTTTCTCATCAAATATTCATCGCGTGTATCAAGCAATCCATTATGGACTAAAATACAACCGAAAAGTCGCTGTTATCGGACGCTCTATGGAAAAAAACCTTGAAATTGCACGCGAACTTGGCTATATTGACTTGCCACAAAATATTTTCATTGAAGCACACGAAGTAGAAAAGTATCCTGACGAAGAGGTGCTTATCGTTACTACTGGTTCTCAAGGTGAAACTATGAGTGCGCTTTATCGTATGGCGACAGATGAACATAGACATATCAAAATCAAACCAAGTGATATGATTATCATCTCTGCTAAAGCTATTCCGGGCAATGAAGGCTCTGTATCTGCCGTGCTTAATTATCTAATGAAGGCAGGAGCAAACATAGCATACCAAGATTTTAGTGAGATTCACGTAAGCGGACACGCTGCACAAGAAGAGCAAAAGCTGATGTTGCGCCTTATCAAACCAAAATTCTTTCTTCCCGTGCATGGCGAATATAATCATATCGCCAAGCATAAGCAAACAGCCATCGCTTGTGGGGTATTAGAAAAAAATATTTATCTTATGGAAGATGGCGACCAAATTGAAGTGAATCCTAATTATCTCAAAAAAGTAAGAAGTGTTAAAAATGGCAAAACTTTCATTGATAACCAAATCAATCGGCAAATTGAAAATGATGTCGTGCTCGACCGCCAAGCCTTAGCACACGATGGTATCGTAATTATTTCTGCACGCATAAGCAAAGAGCGTAAAATATTAGAAACTAAAATATCAAGTTATGGGCTTGTAGCGGACAAAGAAGACAAAGGCTTTGAGAAAGAAATGAATGAAACACTTGAGTTCCTTGTAAAAAATTTCAAAGCCGAGGGCTTTAATGCAAAGAATCTTGAAAATGAAGTGCATAATGTATTTAAAAGGCATATTTTCAAAAAAGTCAAAAAATATCCTACGATTGTGCCAATGATTTATGTATTATAG
- a CDS encoding DUF2443 domain-containing protein produces MFEKIDEIFKNIEDIRDDINILLNIAKISLIDYIMIKRGSQDMPEHLTFTMLAQIDEQIEKLKAQIDALNKLKRELLVF; encoded by the coding sequence ATGTTTGAAAAAATAGATGAGATTTTTAAAAATATAGAAGATATTCGTGATGATATTAATATCTTGCTTAATATTGCCAAAATTTCACTTATTGATTATATTATGATTAAACGGGGCTCACAGGATATGCCCGAACATCTCACCTTTACTATGCTTGCACAAATTGATGAACAAATTGAAAAGCTTAAAGCCCAAATTGACGCACTCAATAAGCTTAAGCGCGAACTTCTAGTGTTTTGA
- a CDS encoding TonB-dependent receptor domain-containing protein, giving the protein MLAGGGDKIKKVNLGRSVVTASGYEQDIKEAPASISIISKEEIMTRPIRDIGDAVQDVPGVYVEQDKTGQNTITMRGLSSAYTLILIDGKRQNTTRGFIQNGLGNQSSFMPPASMIERIEVIRGPASTIYGSDAMGGVINIITKKHTNKVQSGIQLETKLFEPNDEWGNAYGLNAYLNTPLVKNKLSLNLRGSYRFNEANAFLLPSYAIRNNNPYAAHSSTGSQNWNAGFRLNYTPTSKDYIYLDSEVYNGRLGTLNTSSNSITSVQELYKVNSILSHDGSYDWGKLSTYAQHTYNIIAPHASYSANGRLPIGASRGDYINWANKRTAQTAVFQSTYTNDFDFGEAGSLIFNGGVYYQFENLQGTISSKYRNMHQNQAALFAEGEYFINEAISTTLGLRYNYSDRFATVPNPRFYINYNPTDWLTFKAGVANGMLIPALMQTIDGIVTTGTASGGGTTETYGNPNLKPEQSWNYELSTIVDTQSAMFILTGYYTDFNNQIETLSGQGIPLPGNQTCNNATCTTYRNVESSLVAGAEANAKLKPIGGFSLDAGYGYTYTKALSGSGKGEAINSIPRHTFTITPKYQYGNFDMYIRWSGKYKTPTPYAGASARTNVRQIVGQYYKDYQLVDIAATYKFAKHYALTLAVNNLFDVYFMDYVQYSSDNNQSAQNAYQRILPSRNYWISFRADF; this is encoded by the coding sequence ATTCTAGCGGGGGGGGGGGATAAGATAAAAAAAGTTAATCTTGGGCGCTCTGTCGTAACTGCAAGTGGTTATGAGCAGGATATTAAAGAAGCCCCAGCGTCTATATCCATTATCTCTAAAGAGGAAATTATGACACGTCCTATTCGGGACATTGGCGATGCCGTCCAAGATGTGCCCGGTGTATATGTAGAGCAAGATAAAACAGGACAAAACACCATTACTATGCGCGGACTTAGCTCTGCTTACACGCTTATACTTATTGATGGCAAAAGGCAAAATACCACACGTGGCTTTATCCAAAATGGATTAGGAAATCAAAGCTCATTTATGCCTCCAGCAAGTATGATTGAACGCATTGAAGTCATACGAGGACCAGCTTCAACTATTTATGGTTCTGATGCAATGGGAGGAGTTATTAATATTATCACTAAGAAACATACAAATAAAGTCCAAAGCGGAATCCAATTAGAAACTAAACTTTTTGAGCCCAACGATGAATGGGGCAATGCCTATGGGCTAAATGCTTATCTCAACACCCCACTTGTTAAGAACAAACTCTCTCTTAATTTGCGTGGCTCATATAGATTCAATGAAGCAAATGCATTTTTACTCCCAAGCTATGCGATTCGCAATAACAATCCCTATGCCGCACACTCTTCCACAGGCTCACAAAATTGGAATGCAGGATTTCGGCTCAACTACACACCTACTTCAAAAGACTATATTTACTTAGATTCTGAAGTCTATAATGGGCGATTAGGAACTTTGAATACTTCTTCTAATAGCATTACCTCTGTGCAAGAGCTCTATAAGGTAAATTCCATACTAAGCCACGATGGAAGCTATGACTGGGGCAAACTCTCCACTTATGCACAGCATACCTATAATATTATCGCACCACACGCAAGTTATAGCGCTAATGGAAGACTCCCCATAGGTGCAAGCAGGGGAGATTATATTAATTGGGCAAATAAACGCACTGCTCAAACAGCAGTGTTTCAAAGCACTTATACCAATGACTTTGATTTTGGTGAGGCAGGGAGCTTGATTTTTAATGGTGGTGTATATTATCAATTTGAAAACCTACAAGGAACAATCTCTAGCAAATACAGAAATATGCACCAAAATCAAGCTGCACTCTTTGCTGAAGGAGAATATTTTATAAACGAAGCAATCAGCACAACTTTAGGCTTGCGATATAATTATAGCGATAGATTTGCCACCGTGCCAAATCCTAGATTCTATATCAATTATAATCCCACAGACTGGCTCACTTTCAAAGCTGGAGTGGCAAATGGTATGCTTATTCCTGCCCTTATGCAAACTATTGATGGCATAGTTACCACAGGAACTGCTAGTGGTGGAGGCACAACAGAAACTTATGGGAATCCAAACCTTAAACCTGAACAAAGTTGGAATTACGAACTTAGCACGATTGTGGATACTCAAAGTGCTATGTTTATTCTCACAGGCTATTACACAGACTTTAACAACCAAATTGAAACTCTTAGCGGACAAGGCATTCCACTTCCGGGCAATCAAACTTGTAATAATGCTACTTGCACCACTTATCGCAATGTAGAAAGCTCTCTTGTAGCTGGTGCAGAAGCAAATGCAAAATTAAAGCCCATTGGTGGATTCTCACTTGATGCAGGGTATGGCTACACCTATACAAAAGCTCTAAGTGGCTCGGGCAAAGGAGAAGCAATTAACTCTATCCCCCGCCATACTTTCACAATCACGCCAAAATATCAATATGGCAACTTTGATATGTATATCCGCTGGAGTGGCAAATACAAAACTCCCACGCCTTATGCTGGAGCAAGTGCGCGAACAAATGTGCGTCAAATCGTGGGGCAGTATTATAAAGATTATCAGCTTGTGGATATTGCCGCAACTTATAAATTTGCCAAACATTACGCCCTTACTTTGGCAGTCAATAATCTCTTTGATGTCTATTTTATGGATTATGTGCAATATTCAAGCGACAATAACCAAAGTGCGCAAAATGCGTATCAGAGAATCTTACCCTCTCGGAATTATTGGATAAGCTTTAGGGCTGATTTTTAA
- the rlmN gene encoding 23S rRNA (adenine(2503)-C(2))-methyltransferase RlmN, translating into MSADFPLRPQSLYGYKLNELKSILSPSFRAKQIYHWLYHRYENDVMRMDNISKTMQNYIREHFILSQIYPLRIEHSIDGSKKYLFKTYDGHSFESVLIQMRDKKFGEQGEVIESEKWTMCLSSQIGCKVGCAFCFTTKGGFVRNLHASEIVEQVVIMKKDNQIAPHKRVNIVYMGMGEPLDNIENVTRAIEILSESEGLSISARRQTISTSGIAPKIKQLGKLNLGVQLAISLHAVDDKLRSQLIPMNKAYNISDILTEVRAFPIDTRKKVMFEYLMIKGVNDDLKSAKKLLSLLNGIKAKVNLILFNPHEGSTFERPRMCDVQAFADFLIKRGLLCTIRESKGIDISAACGQLREKVNAENVSCETLIQNPRKEKHIR; encoded by the coding sequence ATGAGTGCAGATTTTCCACTTCGACCACAAAGCCTTTATGGCTACAAACTTAATGAGTTAAAATCCATTCTTTCTCCCTCATTTCGTGCAAAACAAATTTATCATTGGCTCTATCATCGCTATGAAAATGATGTGATGCGTATGGATAATATTTCAAAGACTATGCAAAATTATATACGCGAACATTTTATCCTCTCACAAATTTATCCTCTACGCATAGAGCACAGCATTGATGGAAGTAAAAAATATCTTTTTAAAACCTATGATGGGCATAGTTTTGAATCTGTGTTAATTCAAATGCGCGATAAAAAATTTGGAGAGCAAGGCGAAGTAATAGAGAGTGAAAAATGGACAATGTGTCTTTCAAGTCAAATTGGGTGTAAGGTAGGTTGTGCATTTTGTTTCACTACAAAAGGTGGATTTGTGCGAAATCTTCACGCAAGTGAAATAGTTGAGCAAGTTGTCATTATGAAAAAAGACAATCAAATAGCGCCTCATAAAAGAGTGAATATCGTTTATATGGGAATGGGTGAGCCGCTTGATAATATTGAAAATGTAACGCGTGCGATTGAGATTCTCTCCGAATCTGAAGGATTGAGTATCTCGGCTCGGCGACAAACAATTTCTACAAGTGGCATAGCACCTAAAATTAAGCAATTAGGAAAGCTTAATTTGGGTGTGCAGCTTGCTATTTCGCTCCACGCAGTAGATGATAAGCTACGTTCTCAACTTATACCTATGAATAAAGCCTATAATATATCTGATATTCTTACTGAAGTGAGAGCATTCCCCATAGATACGCGCAAAAAAGTAATGTTTGAATATCTTATGATTAAAGGTGTGAATGATGATTTAAAAAGTGCAAAAAAATTACTCTCTTTGCTCAATGGCATCAAAGCTAAAGTTAATTTAATTTTGTTTAATCCACACGAAGGAAGCACATTTGAACGTCCAAGAATGTGTGATGTTCAAGCATTTGCTGATTTTCTTATAAAGAGAGGATTGCTCTGCACTATACGAGAATCTAAGGGTATTGACATTAGTGCAGCGTGTGGGCAGCTACGCGAAAAGGTTAATGCTGAAAATGTTTCCTGTGAAACATTAATACAGAATCCAAGAAAGGAGAAGCATATACGATGA
- a CDS encoding purine-nucleoside phosphorylase: protein MIVCAGYNESFSFAKSIGVGLVESAMGLSQICAREYVDCVIFIGSAGAYDKSINIFDIYISDSATQVELSFLQDKSYTPLDNRIESGMLKDLVSYETLKHRLYYKQAVINSSNYITTDGHLAMRLAQAGILLENMEFFALMRVAQHFQIPCVGIFCVSNYCHSGAHDEFMNNHQQVKQKLIEQLPLIQDISYVLGKDTIRNLKN from the coding sequence ATGATTGTATGTGCTGGATATAATGAGAGTTTTTCTTTTGCAAAATCTATCGGTGTAGGTTTGGTGGAAAGTGCAATGGGTCTTTCTCAAATATGTGCAAGGGAATATGTGGATTGTGTTATTTTTATAGGAAGTGCGGGAGCATATGATAAAAGTATTAATATATTTGATATATATATATCCGATAGTGCTACGCAAGTAGAGCTTTCATTTTTACAGGATAAATCTTATACACCTCTTGATAATCGCATTGAAAGTGGAATGCTGAAAGATTTGGTTTCATATGAAACATTGAAACATAGACTATATTATAAGCAAGCTGTTATTAATAGCTCTAATTACATTACTACCGATGGACATTTAGCAATGCGTTTGGCTCAAGCGGGGATTTTACTTGAAAATATGGAGTTTTTTGCTTTAATGAGGGTGGCACAGCATTTTCAGATTCCTTGTGTGGGTATATTTTGTGTAAGTAATTATTGTCATAGTGGCGCACACGATGAATTTATGAATAATCATCAACAGGTGAAACAAAAACTCATTGAGCAACTCCCTTTGATTCAAGATATTTCTTATGTGCTTGGCAAAGATACGATACGGAATCTAAAAAATTAG